From Chryseobacterium joostei, the proteins below share one genomic window:
- the pyrH gene encoding UMP kinase, with product MKYKRILLKLSGEALMGNRQYGIDNERLQEYAAEIKKVVEKGCEVAIVIGGGNIFRGVAGAAKGMDRVQGDYMGMLATVINGMALQGALEDAGIKTRLQSAIEMDKVAEPFIKRRAVRHLEKGRVVIFGAGTGNPYFTTDTAATLRAIEIGADVILKGTRVDGIYDSDPEKNADAVKYNSLSFDEVFEKNLKVMDMTAFTLSHENKLPIIVFDMNKDGNLEKIVDGENVGTLVDL from the coding sequence ATGAAATATAAAAGAATCCTTCTAAAACTGAGTGGTGAGGCCTTAATGGGGAACAGACAATACGGTATCGACAACGAGAGACTGCAGGAATATGCTGCAGAGATCAAGAAAGTGGTTGAAAAAGGTTGTGAAGTAGCGATCGTCATTGGAGGAGGAAATATTTTCCGTGGTGTTGCAGGCGCTGCAAAAGGGATGGATAGAGTACAGGGTGACTACATGGGAATGCTGGCTACTGTAATTAATGGTATGGCACTTCAGGGTGCTTTGGAGGATGCAGGGATCAAGACGAGACTTCAGTCTGCTATTGAAATGGATAAGGTAGCTGAACCTTTCATCAAAAGAAGAGCTGTAAGACACCTTGAAAAAGGAAGAGTAGTAATCTTCGGTGCAGGAACAGGAAATCCTTATTTTACAACTGATACAGCGGCTACATTAAGAGCCATCGAAATTGGAGCAGATGTGATCCTTAAAGGAACAAGAGTAGACGGAATCTACGACAGTGATCCTGAAAAGAACGCTGATGCAGTAAAATACAATTCATTATCATTTGATGAAGTATTCGAGAAGAATCTTAAGGTTATGGATATGACTGCATTTACTTTAAGTCACGAAAATAAATTGCCTATCATTGTATTTGATATGAACAAGGATGGGAATTTAGAAAAGATTGTAGACGGAGAGAATGTAGGTACTTTGGTTGATTTATAA
- a CDS encoding LptF/LptG family permease: MLKILDRYIIKTFFGPFFFIFSVLFFIFIVNIIWVQLGQFMGKGLSYWQILKLLFYLGVNVISMVLPLTILLASIMSFGEFGERYELAAMKAAGIPLTRVMTPLFGIATLLAIMLFFFSNSIIPDFQKKAKNMLFNIAQTKPAINFTPGQFIDQIPGYMVKFDKIYGENGENIEGVFVHKKANTYENQQSVVAEKGKFVPAANKNFLKLVLHNGYVFEDSFEGKGDNVRRKQPDQAIKFDTLVSHFDISEIINKAIEKEQITDDYRFETYNQLNQTIGKSKKENELFFKNIGNDVLSQTNSTITYMDKGNKHKVAPKAQIKLDTVKGDKKLDILYNSYNRLDNLKSTLESKKNEFSSNVKYFSKVVIYQQRMVSYSVTCIIFFLIGSSLGSIIRKGGMGLPVIIAIVIFIIFYVMNVGVENMSWSGKMNPYLAAWLPNFILLPFGIWMTYKALTDSQLFDAEKYKALFKPITKRFSKSKEHKRYQ, encoded by the coding sequence ATGTTAAAAATACTAGACAGATATATCATAAAAACCTTCTTTGGACCGTTTTTCTTTATATTCAGCGTATTGTTTTTCATTTTTATTGTAAACATTATCTGGGTTCAGTTAGGGCAGTTTATGGGGAAAGGATTAAGCTACTGGCAAATCCTGAAACTTCTTTTTTACCTTGGGGTAAACGTTATCAGTATGGTTCTTCCGCTGACTATTCTTTTGGCAAGTATCATGTCATTCGGGGAATTTGGAGAGCGTTATGAGCTTGCCGCCATGAAGGCTGCCGGTATTCCGTTGACCAGAGTAATGACTCCTTTATTTGGAATAGCCACGTTACTTGCCATCATGTTGTTTTTCTTTTCAAACAGCATTATTCCGGATTTCCAGAAAAAGGCCAAGAATATGTTGTTCAACATTGCCCAAACCAAACCTGCAATCAATTTCACTCCGGGTCAGTTTATTGATCAAATTCCAGGATACATGGTAAAGTTTGATAAAATATACGGGGAAAACGGAGAAAATATTGAAGGGGTATTTGTTCATAAAAAGGCTAATACCTACGAGAATCAACAGTCTGTTGTTGCAGAAAAAGGAAAATTTGTTCCGGCTGCCAATAAGAACTTTTTAAAGCTTGTTCTCCATAACGGATATGTATTTGAAGACAGCTTTGAAGGAAAGGGAGATAATGTAAGGAGAAAGCAACCTGATCAGGCCATTAAATTTGACACATTGGTTTCCCATTTCGATATCAGTGAGATCATCAACAAGGCTATTGAAAAGGAACAGATTACTGATGATTACCGTTTCGAAACCTACAATCAGCTGAACCAGACCATAGGAAAAAGCAAAAAGGAGAATGAGTTATTCTTTAAAAACATTGGAAACGATGTTCTAAGTCAAACCAATTCTACGATTACTTATATGGATAAGGGTAACAAACATAAAGTAGCTCCAAAGGCTCAAATAAAGTTAGATACCGTAAAAGGAGACAAAAAACTGGATATCCTTTATAATTCCTATAACAGGCTAGACAACCTTAAATCTACATTGGAATCTAAAAAGAATGAATTCAGTTCTAATGTGAAATACTTTAGTAAGGTAGTTATCTACCAACAAAGAATGGTATCTTATTCTGTAACTTGTATTATATTTTTCCTGATTGGATCGAGCTTAGGTTCCATCATTAGAAAAGGAGGTATGGGGCTACCGGTAATTATTGCCATTGTTATTTTCATTATCTTTTATGTAATGAATGTTGGGGTGGAAAACATGTCATGGAGTGGAAAAATGAATCCATATCTGGCAGCATGGCTTCCTAATTTTATCCTTCTTCCGTTTGGAATCTGGATGACTTACAAAGCCCTTACAGATTCACAATTATTTGATGCAGAAAAATACAAGGCATTATTTAAGCCAATTACAAAGAGATTCTCGAAAAGTAAAGAACATAAGAGATATCAATAA
- a CDS encoding 3-oxoacyl-ACP synthase III family protein, producing MMTKIIGVGNYIPSKTITNLFFDQHVFLNENGILLKEDNASITEKLKKITGIEERRYADNTQVTSDLGVIAAEAAIKNAGIDPETLDYIIFAHNFGDVRFGTIQSDMVPSLAARVKHTLGIKNNFCVAYDVLFGCPGWIEGVIQANAFIKAGIAKRCLVIGGETLSRVVDIHDRDSMIYADGAGAVVLEVGNDDGVGIKSHLSASYTFKEKDYLYFGKTYNTDGCPDTKFIKMDGRKIYEFALLNVPDAMKKCLDNSGYSINQLSKIIIHQANEKMDEAIVNRFYQLYDTPVPENIMPMVISKLGNSSVATIPSLLTMILNGELEKHSIQKGDVVLFASVGAGMNINAFVYQF from the coding sequence ATAATGACTAAAATTATTGGGGTAGGAAACTACATTCCATCAAAGACTATAACCAATCTCTTTTTTGATCAGCATGTTTTTCTGAATGAGAATGGTATTTTATTAAAAGAAGATAATGCATCCATTACAGAGAAATTAAAAAAAATCACAGGGATTGAAGAGAGAAGATACGCTGATAATACACAGGTAACTTCAGATTTAGGTGTTATTGCTGCCGAGGCTGCGATAAAAAATGCAGGCATAGATCCTGAAACATTGGACTACATTATATTTGCCCATAATTTCGGAGATGTCCGCTTCGGAACCATTCAGTCTGATATGGTTCCCAGTCTTGCTGCAAGAGTGAAACATACATTAGGAATCAAAAATAACTTTTGTGTGGCTTATGATGTTTTGTTCGGATGCCCGGGATGGATTGAGGGAGTTATACAAGCCAATGCATTCATCAAAGCAGGTATTGCAAAACGTTGCCTGGTCATTGGAGGAGAAACGCTTTCCCGTGTTGTAGATATCCATGATAGAGATAGTATGATTTATGCAGACGGTGCAGGAGCTGTTGTTCTGGAAGTTGGGAATGATGATGGAGTGGGGATAAAGTCTCATTTATCTGCTTCTTATACATTCAAGGAAAAGGATTATCTGTATTTTGGGAAAACTTATAATACTGATGGATGTCCGGATACGAAGTTCATTAAAATGGATGGAAGAAAGATCTATGAGTTTGCTCTTCTCAACGTTCCTGATGCCATGAAGAAATGCTTGGATAATAGCGGATATTCCATTAATCAATTAAGTAAAATTATTATTCATCAGGCCAACGAAAAAATGGATGAAGCAATTGTTAACAGGTTTTATCAATTGTATGATACTCCGGTTCCTGAGAATATTATGCCTATGGTGATCAGTAAGTTGGGGAATAGTAGCGTGGCGACCATTCCGTCTTTACTTACGATGATTTTAAACGGTGAATTAGAAAAGCATAGTATTCAAAAAGGTGATGTGGTTTTATTTGCCTCTGTAGGCGCAGGAATGAATATCAATGCTTTTGTTTATCAATTTTAA
- the frr gene encoding ribosome recycling factor gives MEELDLILESVKQDMDAAVKHLDHAFQRIRAGRASTSMVQDVMVEYYGALTPINQVANVSVPDAMTISIQPWDRTAINAIEKAIINSNLGFAPSNNGENIILNVPPLTEERRRELAKQAKVEAENTKVTVRNARQDGLKELKKLDGVSEDVIKGVEEEIQTYTDKYVKLCDEHLKTKEAEIMKV, from the coding sequence ATGGAAGAATTAGATCTTATATTAGAATCTGTAAAACAGGATATGGACGCGGCTGTAAAGCACTTGGATCATGCATTTCAAAGAATCAGAGCAGGACGTGCTTCTACATCAATGGTTCAGGATGTAATGGTGGAATATTACGGAGCATTAACTCCTATCAACCAGGTTGCCAATGTTTCTGTTCCGGATGCAATGACAATCTCTATTCAACCTTGGGACAGAACAGCGATTAACGCTATTGAAAAAGCTATCATCAATTCAAACTTAGGTTTTGCACCTTCTAATAACGGAGAGAATATTATTCTTAATGTTCCGCCTTTAACAGAGGAAAGAAGAAGAGAGCTTGCAAAACAGGCTAAGGTAGAAGCTGAAAATACTAAAGTTACAGTAAGAAACGCAAGACAAGACGGTTTGAAAGAGCTTAAAAAGTTAGATGGAGTTTCTGAAGATGTTATCAAAGGAGTGGAAGAAGAAATCCAAACTTATACAGACAAATATGTAAAACTTTGCGACGAGCATCTTAAAACAAAAGAGGCTGAAATTATGAAAGTATAA